In one window of Fictibacillus phosphorivorans DNA:
- a CDS encoding chromate transporter has protein sequence MTYLNLFLAFFRSGMLGYGGGPSSIPLVHKEVVGKYKWMNDEEFGDVLALGNTLPGPIATKMAGYIGYRVAGMMGLLVALLATILPTIILMILLLTSLREFKDQPWVQGMTKGVIPVVAVMLAVLTWQFFDSSKKGLGLKLSLFHIFAGVILLQFLGVHPGIIIGALLAYALFGPLKGTDKKKASVREGEETG, from the coding sequence ATGACGTATCTCAACTTGTTTCTTGCCTTCTTTCGTTCGGGCATGCTGGGGTATGGGGGAGGTCCTTCTTCCATCCCTTTGGTTCATAAGGAAGTGGTCGGAAAATACAAATGGATGAACGACGAAGAATTTGGAGATGTGTTGGCGCTAGGAAACACACTGCCTGGGCCGATCGCGACAAAAATGGCCGGATACATCGGATATCGAGTGGCAGGCATGATGGGTCTTTTGGTTGCGCTATTAGCAACGATTCTGCCGACCATTATCCTCATGATTCTGCTCTTAACCTCACTCCGAGAATTTAAGGATCAGCCATGGGTACAAGGCATGACAAAAGGCGTCATTCCCGTTGTCGCTGTGATGCTAGCTGTTCTCACGTGGCAGTTCTTTGATAGCTCCAAAAAAGGGTTAGGCTTAAAACTGAGCCTTTTTCACATCTTCGCTGGTGTTATTCTTCTTCAATTTCTCGGTGTTCATCCTGGAATCATTATTGGTGCATTATTGGCATACGCTCTTTTTGGACCATTGAAGGGAACGGATAAAAAGAAAGCAAGCGTGCGGGAAGGAGAGGAGACAGGATGA
- a CDS encoding gamma-glutamyltransferase family protein gives MNQTIQDTQQKLQYNALHNPYHSDRMSVFSKKGMVATSQPLAAQAGLDMLKKGGNAVDAAIATAACLTVVEPTSNGIGGDAFALVWMNGELHGLNASGPAPRSISIEEVKKAGHDNMPKFGWLPVTVPGAPAAWAELSNRFGKLPFKEVLQPAISYAEEGYPLTPILGKYWRKAYETYKRELKGEEFENWFQTFAPDGRAPEVGEIWRSPHHASTLRDIAETKSESFYRGALAQKISGASEAHGGFLRSEDLATFYPEWVKPISVNYRGYDVWEIPPNGQGIVALMALNTLKGYNFTEKESAESYHKQIEAIKLAFVDAKKYVTDPLRMNVSIEGLLSESYAAKRRDLISSEALQPEPGTPPSGGTVYLATADEEGNMVSFIQSNYMGFGSGVVVPETGIGLQNRGHDFSLDSNQDNALAPGKKTYHTIIPGFLTKNGKAVGPFGVMGGYMQPQGHVQVVMNTVDFHLNPQAALDAPRWQWMENKKVLVERSLPPHIVDDLARRGHDVQVAADSGNFGRGQIIWRDPETGVLVGGTEGRTDGSIAAW, from the coding sequence ATGAATCAAACGATACAGGATACACAACAGAAACTTCAGTACAATGCCCTTCATAACCCTTATCATTCAGATCGTATGAGCGTTTTTTCGAAAAAAGGGATGGTTGCGACAAGTCAGCCGCTCGCCGCACAAGCTGGGCTTGATATGTTAAAAAAGGGTGGAAATGCGGTTGATGCTGCCATTGCCACCGCAGCTTGCCTAACGGTTGTTGAGCCAACATCGAACGGAATCGGTGGTGATGCGTTTGCCCTCGTCTGGATGAATGGAGAACTGCATGGCTTGAACGCGAGTGGACCTGCACCAAGAAGCATCTCTATTGAAGAAGTAAAGAAAGCGGGACATGATAATATGCCAAAATTCGGCTGGCTACCGGTTACGGTTCCAGGTGCACCAGCAGCTTGGGCAGAACTATCCAACCGATTTGGTAAATTACCGTTTAAGGAAGTGCTGCAACCCGCAATCTCTTATGCCGAGGAAGGCTACCCATTAACGCCTATTCTCGGTAAGTACTGGCGTAAAGCGTATGAAACGTACAAGCGGGAATTAAAAGGTGAGGAGTTCGAGAACTGGTTCCAAACCTTTGCTCCAGACGGACGTGCGCCAGAAGTAGGTGAGATTTGGCGCTCACCTCACCATGCTAGTACATTACGAGATATCGCAGAAACGAAATCAGAATCCTTTTATAGAGGAGCACTCGCACAAAAAATAAGCGGGGCGTCAGAAGCGCACGGCGGATTTCTCCGAAGTGAGGATCTTGCTACCTTTTATCCCGAGTGGGTAAAACCGATCAGCGTGAACTACAGAGGATACGACGTTTGGGAAATACCGCCGAACGGTCAAGGCATCGTTGCACTTATGGCACTTAACACGCTAAAAGGATATAATTTTACCGAAAAAGAATCAGCGGAAAGCTATCATAAACAGATCGAAGCCATCAAACTAGCCTTTGTTGATGCGAAAAAATATGTAACAGACCCACTAAGGATGAATGTATCTATTGAGGGATTATTGTCAGAGAGCTATGCTGCAAAACGAAGAGACCTGATCAGTAGTGAAGCTCTTCAGCCAGAACCCGGAACACCGCCAAGTGGTGGAACGGTATATTTAGCAACGGCAGATGAAGAAGGTAATATGGTCTCGTTCATTCAGAGCAACTACATGGGATTCGGTTCTGGCGTAGTCGTTCCTGAGACGGGAATTGGCCTGCAGAACAGAGGACATGATTTTTCGCTAGATTCAAATCAAGATAATGCGCTCGCTCCTGGTAAAAAGACGTATCATACGATCATTCCTGGCTTCTTAACGAAGAACGGAAAAGCGGTAGGTCCTTTCGGTGTGATGGGAGGCTATATGCAGCCTCAAGGTCACGTACAGGTTGTGATGAACACGGTAGATTTTCATCTGAACCCGCAAGCGGCACTAGATGCGCCACGCTGGCAGTGGATGGAGAATAAGAAAGTTCTAGTTGAACGCTCACTGCCGCCGCATATTGTTGATGATTTAGCAAGAAGGGGTCATGACGTTCAAGTGGCTGCAGATTCAGGGAACTTTGGTCGAGGACAGATCATTTGGAGAGACCCAGAGACTGGTGTTTTAGTAGGTGGAACGGAAGGAAGAACAGATGGCTCGATCGCTGCATGGTAA
- a CDS encoding ABC transporter ATP-binding protein — MAVDEQVLYSVKNVKKHFPVRGGMLQRVKNHVKAVDGITLDIYKGETLGVVGESGCGKSTLGRTILGLESLTEGELVFNGNNISKYSSRQLKPYKKEMQMIFQDPYASLNPKQRIGDALEEALIIHTNLTSLERRERVLQLLNEVGLKEEHYDRYPHEFSGGQRQRIGIARAISINPSFIVCDEPVSALDVSVQAQVIKLLRDLQEKHGLTYLFVSHDLGVVRHLCNRVLVMYLGQMVELAPVHKLYENPTHPYTEALLSAIPRPTVGRKRERIRLRGDLPSPSNPPTGCPFHTRCPIAKEHCSTEKPAWREIDEGHFIACHER; from the coding sequence ATGGCGGTAGACGAGCAAGTTCTTTATAGCGTTAAAAATGTAAAAAAGCATTTTCCTGTGAGAGGCGGCATGCTGCAGCGGGTAAAGAACCATGTGAAGGCAGTTGACGGAATCACGCTTGATATTTATAAAGGAGAGACACTCGGCGTTGTTGGTGAATCCGGCTGCGGCAAATCGACGCTCGGAAGAACGATCCTTGGGCTTGAATCGCTGACAGAAGGAGAACTCGTTTTTAACGGGAATAACATTAGTAAATATTCATCGAGGCAGTTAAAGCCTTATAAAAAAGAGATGCAGATGATCTTTCAAGATCCGTATGCCTCACTTAACCCAAAACAGCGGATTGGTGATGCTCTAGAAGAAGCGCTTATCATTCATACAAATCTAACCTCATTAGAACGAAGAGAAAGGGTTCTTCAACTTTTAAACGAGGTTGGTCTAAAAGAAGAACACTATGACCGCTATCCGCACGAGTTTAGCGGAGGTCAACGACAACGAATCGGGATTGCCCGAGCGATATCGATCAATCCATCCTTTATCGTGTGCGATGAACCTGTGTCAGCATTAGATGTTTCTGTCCAAGCACAAGTGATAAAACTTTTACGCGATCTCCAAGAAAAGCATGGCCTAACCTATCTGTTCGTGTCGCATGATCTTGGTGTAGTGCGTCACCTCTGCAATCGAGTGCTGGTTATGTATCTAGGTCAGATGGTAGAACTCGCACCTGTTCATAAGCTGTACGAAAATCCGACACATCCATATACGGAGGCGTTATTGTCTGCGATACCGAGGCCGACTGTTGGGAGAAAGAGAGAACGTATCCGGTTAAGGGGCGATCTGCCTAGTCCCTCCAATCCACCAACTGGATGTCCGTTCCATACGCGTTGTCCTATTGCTAAAGAACATTGTTCAACAGAAAAACCCGCATGGCGCGAAATTGATGAAGGTCATTTTATCGCCTGCCACGAAAGGTGA
- a CDS encoding chromate transporter codes for MTFWHIFLAFFIPGILGYGGGPASIPLIENEVVDRYEWLSVNEFTEVLALGNALPGPIATKMAGYIGFQEGGWFGAFVGVFATVAPSLLLMVAFLGLVYKFKDSPRVKNMSTYVKPTIAVLLGIMAYQFFAESYISVGWMHTLFLAAASFLLMEKLKVSPVFVIIGSLGYGAVFLA; via the coding sequence ATGACGTTTTGGCATATTTTTCTCGCCTTTTTCATACCCGGAATTTTAGGATATGGCGGTGGCCCAGCGTCGATTCCTTTGATTGAAAACGAAGTCGTCGACCGCTATGAATGGCTTTCTGTTAATGAGTTTACTGAAGTTCTTGCGCTAGGTAACGCACTTCCTGGTCCTATCGCGACGAAGATGGCAGGCTACATCGGATTTCAAGAAGGAGGCTGGTTCGGGGCGTTTGTTGGTGTCTTCGCAACCGTTGCGCCTTCCCTTTTATTGATGGTCGCATTTTTAGGTCTTGTGTATAAATTTAAAGATTCACCACGCGTGAAGAACATGAGCACGTATGTAAAGCCGACGATTGCTGTGCTTCTTGGCATCATGGCGTATCAGTTTTTTGCCGAATCTTATATCAGTGTCGGTTGGATGCACACGCTGTTTCTAGCGGCTGCCAGTTTTTTATTGATGGAGAAATTAAAAGTGTCTCCTGTGTTTGTAATTATAGGATCGCTTGGATATGGAGCTGTGTTTTTGGCTTAG